Proteins from a genomic interval of Papaver somniferum cultivar HN1 chromosome 4, ASM357369v1, whole genome shotgun sequence:
- the LOC113272803 gene encoding uncharacterized protein LOC113272803, whose product MIHHSPGAPAGNGESSCGNYGGNQAVESQAAGRKTGQVMKEANTNPLTQRLTKSLISQKCSFPSFECYDGSCDPAAHLRYYNQILSLWDYDDAILCIYFPSSLKGSALSWFDNLPPDSIDSYDQINEKFLATYMYNKIVNTGMNKLLPLAIRYKETIKEYTDRWYKICQAIGNVDPVVSINCYKWGLNKMSPLFVEIHGTIPTIEGYLRVIIEKHASLEEIQRKKPRAQTQKPHQTNSVEQVSGSKRGGSGERPSKDRKERRDDRRRED is encoded by the coding sequence ATGATCCACCATTCACCAGGAGCACCAGCAGGCAATGGAGAATCTTCGTGCGGAAATTATGGCGGAAATCAAGCAGTTGAAAGCCAAGCAGCGGGGCGGAAGACTGgacaagtgatgaaggaagccaACACTAACCCGCTAACCCAGCGTTTAACCAAATCTCTCATCTCCCAGAAATGCTCTTTCCCATCCTTCGAGTGTTACGACGGATCCTGTGATCCCGCTGCCCATCTTCGTTATTACAATCAAATCCTGTCCCTGTGGGATTATGACGATGCAATACTTTGCATATATTTTCCTTCAAGTCTTAAAGGATCCGCGCTGTCTTGGTTCGATAACCTGCCACCGGACTCCATTGATTCCTATGACCAAATCAATGAGAAGTTCTTGgcaacctacatgtacaacaagatcGTCAACACCGGAATGAACAAGCTCTTACCGCTGGCAATCCGATATAAGGAGACGATCAAGGAATATACTGACAGATGGTACAAGATCTGTCAGGCCATAGGGAACGTCGATCCAGTGGTCagtatcaattgctacaaatgggggctAAACAAGATGAGCCCGCTATTCGTCGAGATTCATGGTACCATCCCCACTATCGAAGGATATCTTCGAGTCATCATAGAAAAACATGCCAGTCTGGAGGAGATTCAGCGTAAAAAACCCAGAGCCCAGACTCAAAAACCTCATCAAACCAACTCGGTGGAGCAAGTCAGCGGATCCAAAAGGGGTGGTTCTGGCGAACGACCTAGCAAGGATAGGAAAGAACGAAGAGATGATCGTCGACGTGAGGATTGA